A genomic window from Periophthalmus magnuspinnatus isolate fPerMag1 chromosome 16, fPerMag1.2.pri, whole genome shotgun sequence includes:
- the id4 gene encoding DNA-binding protein inhibitor ID-4 produces the protein MKAVSPVRPQDSSHSFLSSSGVGGASHPSAVHSLSKHSVNISRCRMDEEDLFCLQYDMNDCYTRLKRLVPTIPQDKKVSKVEILQHVIDYILDLQLALETHPTLQKTQPSGTCPPHASNPSRTPLTVLNIDHQRTSIVKKPEDSILCR, from the exons ATGAAGGCTGTTAGTCCCGTCCGCCCTCAGGACTCCTCCCACTCTTTCTTATCAAGCAGCGGCGTTGGTGGAGCCAGTCATCCGTCCGCCGTGCACTCTCTGTCGAAGCACAGCGTCAACATCTCCCGGTGCAGGATGGACGAGGAGGACCTGTTCTGTCTGCAGTACGACATGAACGACTGCTACACGCGCCTTAAGCGCCTCGTGCCCACCATTCCGCAGGATAAGAAAGTGAGCAAAGTGGAGATTCTTCAGCACGTCATAGACTACATCCTAGACCTGCAGCTGGCCTTGGAGACGCACCCTACGCTCCAGAAAACACAGCCCAGCGGGACATGCCCTCCACACGCGTCCAACCCGAGCCGGACACCGCTCACCGTCCTCAACATTGACCACCAG AGGACGTCAATAGTCAAAAAGCCCGAGGACTCTATTTTATGCCGCTGA